In the Halorussus salinus genome, CCTTCAACGTCGGCACCGAACGCGCCTGCCCCTTCGCCTTTCTCTTGGATGCCTTTCCCTTTGATGAGGTACATCACCTTCTCGTCCGGGTCGAGTACGTCCTCCATCTTCCCGATTCGCTCGGCCGTCGCGAACTCGCTTTCCGGTTCGTAGTCTATCTCGGACGTGCTGTCGCTTCCAAACAGTCCCATGCAGACGATTTATCAGAACGGATTCTTATAATTTTGTGAACTTTGTTACGGCAGAAATATGATGTTTAGAACTGTTAGATTGTTCTCAAAAGGCTCTAAGTCCTGTTATTTCGGTTACGGCTCGCCTACAGTCCTTCGAAGTCCCGAATATCCTCGCGCCACGACTCCGGAATCGGCTTCGAGGACTTGGTTTCCCTATCGACCGCGACCTGTACCGTCTCGCCGGTGGCCGCGACCGCGCCGTCGGCGCGGACCTCGTACGCCATCGGGAGCGAGGTCTCGCCGAGTTCCAGCACGCGCACGGCGACGGTCACGTCGTGGTCTATCTCGACCGGCCGCAGGAAGTCGATTTCGAGGTTGGCGAGGACCGACTCGATGTCCCGCAGGGGCACGTCCAGTACTTGGTCGAAGTAGGCCACGCGGGCCTGCTCG is a window encoding:
- a CDS encoding acyl-CoA thioesterase: MSDYSFTHDVDVRYRDLDTMGHVNNAVYASYFEQARVAYFDQVLDVPLRDIESVLANLEIDFLRPVEIDHDVTVAVRVLELGETSLPMAYEVRADGAVAATGETVQVAVDRETKSSKPIPESWREDIRDFEGL